In the genome of Balneola sp., one region contains:
- a CDS encoding M23 family metallopeptidase, giving the protein MLDLLKQLYQRRFKRLTIILLDDSKPGEDESFKLVPNRLFFFFGVTCVAVSMFVALLFMFTPLGSLLYSNKDDELRSRVEGITERVIALQDSLITRDNQLSEMKRVIRLSLDTTLVLDNRFSSLFDEEQNLEVPLTTFNNELSATELNTSGVFFSNIFERAPDFPTAYPVQGTLTRGFEPEESHYGIDIATSKNEPISALADGTIITANWTINDGYVIAVQHSGGLMSMYKHCSSITKKVGDAIIKGDILGTTGDVGVSSTGPHLHLEIWKNGFPQDPTIYLIQ; this is encoded by the coding sequence ATGCTAGATCTACTAAAGCAATTATATCAACGGAGATTTAAACGGTTAACAATCATACTGTTAGATGATAGTAAACCAGGAGAGGATGAATCTTTTAAACTGGTTCCTAATCGATTATTCTTTTTTTTTGGTGTTACATGTGTAGCAGTTTCTATGTTCGTTGCTCTTTTATTTATGTTTACTCCATTAGGTTCGCTTTTATACAGCAATAAAGATGATGAGCTTAGATCTCGAGTCGAAGGAATTACTGAAAGAGTAATAGCGCTGCAAGATTCTCTCATTACACGAGACAATCAATTGTCTGAAATGAAACGTGTAATTCGCCTAAGCTTAGATACTACTCTTGTACTAGACAATCGATTCTCTTCTTTATTCGATGAAGAACAAAATTTGGAAGTTCCTCTTACTACATTCAATAATGAGCTCTCAGCTACAGAGCTAAATACCTCGGGTGTTTTCTTTTCCAACATTTTTGAGAGGGCTCCAGACTTTCCCACTGCATATCCTGTTCAAGGCACTCTCACAAGGGGATTTGAACCTGAAGAATCTCACTACGGAATTGATATCGCCACGAGTAAAAATGAACCAATATCAGCGCTCGCAGATGGCACAATTATTACAGCGAACTGGACTATTAATGATGGATATGTAATTGCAGTTCAGCACTCAGGTGGGCTTATGAGTATGTATAAGCATTGCTCCTCTATTACTAAAAAAGTAGGAGATGCTATTATAAAAGGGGATATACTGGGGACCACTGGCGATGTGGGGGTTTCGAGTACCGGCCCTCATTTACATCTTGAGATTTGGAAAAATGGATTTCCTCAAGACCCAACAATTTATTTAATTCAGTAG
- a CDS encoding glycosyltransferase codes for MKSVLFILYYFPPMGGSGVQRPLKFIKYLREFGWNPIVICPEPGAYHSFDESLQKELDEMEIEIHRVRGNTPLHRTGKRKLVFPTWLESFLRKISLFFWLPDNKKGWINEGYKKAQQLLRKGDIDLIFASAPPYSNLMLADKLKRIFDIPLIMDFRDDWLNSHFINYPSRFHYSRMRSLESKTIENADCLITINKYIADSLSSRCSTRIEIIPQGFDSEDFSVLPKLNSDPKKISFLYSGTFYVQSGPGIFLEAMSRFIEENPKYSSVIELHFQGFLSERDRKLIEAKGLSDVTVYYGQVNHKEAVKNLLIADVLWMNNNHKKRPEAISFGKTYEYMASKKPVLALLPEGDAKETLKNYGKAFISNPESVNDVYSNIEKVIKHLEEETMPQTNDEFVLKFDRKVLTAQLAELFNEISK; via the coding sequence ATGAAAAGCGTATTATTTATTCTCTACTACTTTCCTCCAATGGGTGGGAGTGGCGTGCAACGTCCGCTGAAATTCATCAAGTATTTAAGAGAGTTCGGATGGAATCCCATAGTTATTTGTCCGGAGCCGGGGGCATACCATTCTTTTGATGAATCCCTCCAGAAAGAACTGGACGAAATGGAGATCGAAATCCATAGAGTTAGAGGGAATACTCCCCTTCATAGAACAGGAAAACGAAAACTAGTTTTTCCTACCTGGCTAGAATCATTTCTCCGAAAGATTTCGCTTTTCTTTTGGCTTCCCGACAATAAGAAAGGTTGGATTAACGAGGGGTATAAAAAGGCACAACAGCTTTTAAGAAAAGGAGATATCGATCTGATTTTTGCATCAGCACCTCCATATTCAAACTTAATGTTAGCCGATAAGCTCAAGAGAATTTTCGATATCCCATTAATAATGGATTTTAGGGATGACTGGCTTAACAGTCATTTCATTAACTATCCAAGCAGGTTTCATTATTCAAGAATGAGAAGTCTTGAAAGTAAAACGATAGAAAATGCAGATTGCCTAATAACCATAAATAAGTATATCGCTGATTCACTTTCATCAAGATGTTCAACAAGAATAGAAATCATTCCCCAGGGATTTGATTCTGAAGACTTTTCTGTACTCCCGAAACTCAATTCTGATCCAAAAAAAATATCATTTCTTTATAGCGGTACATTTTATGTTCAAAGCGGTCCTGGAATTTTTCTGGAGGCCATGTCAAGATTTATCGAGGAGAATCCAAAATATAGTTCTGTTATTGAGCTTCATTTTCAGGGATTTCTTTCGGAGAGGGATCGAAAACTTATCGAAGCAAAAGGGCTAAGTGATGTGACTGTGTACTATGGTCAGGTAAATCATAAAGAAGCAGTAAAAAACCTTTTAATAGCTGATGTGCTTTGGATGAATAACAATCACAAAAAACGGCCTGAAGCTATATCTTTTGGAAAGACTTATGAATATATGGCCTCAAAAAAACCTGTCTTGGCTCTTCTGCCTGAAGGAGACGCTAAAGAAACGTTAAAAAACTATGGCAAGGCATTTATTTCCAATCCGGAAAGTGTTAACGATGTTTATTCAAACATTGAAAAGGTTATTAAGCACTTAGAAGAAGAAACAATGCCACAAACGAATGATGAGTTTGTCTTAAAGTTTGACAGAAAAGTATTAACTGCTCAATTAGCCGAGTTATTTAATGAAATTTCAAAATGA
- the guaB gene encoding IMP dehydrogenase gives MYKMNDSSSFERITRQGLTYDDVLLVPGYSQVLPREVDLSVKLTSKLTLNVPIMSAAMDTVSEYRLAIALAREGGIAMLHKNMSIEDQAEHVRLVKRSESGMIVDPVTLGENATVQDARNLMRVHKIGGIPIVDKKGILIGIVTNRDLRFESEMTRKLGDIMTKENLVTGKQGTSLHQAEEILQEFKVEKLPIVDANYKLVGLITFKDIEKKMNFPNACKDEMGRLRVGAAVGVTPDTIDRVEALVNAGVDIITVDTAHGHSQGVLNTVSAIKKKFSDLDVIGGNIATRDAAEALADAGADVVKVGVGPGSICTTRVVTGVGVPQLSAVMEVADFCKNNGIGVIADGGIKQTGDIPKAIAGGADVVMMGSMFAGVDESPGETIIYESRKYKSYRGMGSIGAMKKGSKDRYFQDVEDDINKLVPEGIEGRVPYKGYLGEVVHQMSGGLRAAMGYCGTSSIDELKTKAEFVQISAASYKESHPHSVQITKEAPNYSV, from the coding sequence ATGTATAAAATGAATGACTCGTCTTCATTCGAGCGCATCACAAGGCAAGGCCTCACATACGACGATGTGCTTCTTGTTCCTGGCTATTCCCAAGTATTACCCCGAGAAGTTGATTTATCAGTAAAACTCACTTCAAAGCTTACATTGAATGTTCCCATAATGAGTGCGGCAATGGACACCGTATCAGAATATCGATTGGCTATTGCACTTGCCAGAGAAGGGGGTATTGCAATGTTGCATAAGAATATGTCCATAGAAGACCAGGCGGAGCATGTCCGGCTAGTTAAGAGAAGTGAAAGTGGTATGATCGTTGATCCCGTGACCTTAGGTGAAAACGCTACTGTTCAGGATGCAAGAAATTTGATGAGGGTTCATAAAATTGGGGGTATTCCGATTGTAGATAAAAAAGGGATCTTAATTGGGATAGTTACCAACCGCGATTTGCGCTTCGAGTCTGAGATGACCAGAAAACTGGGTGATATCATGACAAAAGAAAACCTTGTTACCGGAAAACAAGGTACCAGCCTTCACCAGGCAGAAGAAATTCTCCAAGAATTCAAAGTTGAAAAACTTCCAATAGTAGATGCAAACTATAAGCTTGTCGGACTTATCACATTTAAGGATATAGAAAAGAAAATGAACTTCCCTAACGCCTGTAAAGATGAAATGGGAAGACTAAGAGTAGGTGCTGCAGTAGGGGTAACACCTGATACCATTGATCGAGTTGAAGCACTTGTTAATGCAGGTGTTGATATTATTACCGTTGATACTGCCCATGGTCACTCACAAGGAGTACTTAATACAGTATCTGCTATAAAGAAAAAGTTTTCTGACCTTGATGTTATCGGTGGTAACATTGCAACCAGAGATGCGGCTGAAGCACTTGCTGATGCTGGAGCGGATGTAGTAAAGGTTGGCGTAGGCCCTGGCTCAATTTGTACTACGCGGGTAGTTACCGGAGTAGGTGTACCGCAATTAAGTGCAGTTATGGAAGTCGCAGATTTTTGCAAGAATAACGGAATTGGTGTTATTGCAGATGGGGGAATCAAGCAAACAGGTGACATTCCGAAAGCAATAGCCGGAGGTGCAGATGTGGTAATGATGGGGTCAATGTTCGCGGGAGTGGATGAAAGCCCGGGCGAAACTATTATTTACGAATCAAGGAAGTATAAATCCTATAGGGGGATGGGAAGTATTGGGGCAATGAAAAAAGGTTCGAAGGACCGGTACTTCCAGGATGTTGAAGATGATATAAACAAACTGGTACCAGAGGGTATCGAAGGAAGAGTACCCTATAAAGGATACCTGGGAGAAGTGGTACATCAAATGTCAGGTGGACTAAGGGCGGCAATGGGTTATTGTGGGACGTCATCTATTGATGAGTTAAAAACGAAAGCTGAATTCGTTCAGATATCTGCGGCTTCTTATAAAGAAAGTCATCCACACTCGGTTCAAATTACTAAAGAGGCACCTAATTACTCTGTGTAA
- a CDS encoding biopolymer transporter ExbD — protein MFLSKRERDGASINGSSMADIAFLLLIFFLVTTTINVDTGIAMVLPPPPEDIEIDIPDRNLLTIFVNSKGEILLDNRRVEFEHLKPELKLFINNWGTDPELSDSPERAIISLKTQKETPYKIYIDMLDELMGVYVELRNEASLARYGVEFSRLSEGSASRNYIKELYPKRISLAQ, from the coding sequence ATGTTTTTATCAAAACGTGAACGAGATGGAGCTTCTATTAACGGCTCATCAATGGCAGATATCGCCTTTCTTCTTCTCATTTTCTTCCTGGTAACTACCACCATCAATGTTGATACCGGTATAGCTATGGTTCTTCCTCCACCACCTGAGGATATTGAAATAGATATACCCGACCGCAATCTTTTGACCATTTTCGTCAATTCGAAAGGTGAAATCTTACTGGATAATCGAAGGGTTGAGTTTGAACATTTGAAACCAGAACTAAAACTATTTATCAATAACTGGGGTACGGATCCTGAGCTTTCCGATTCCCCAGAACGAGCTATTATCTCATTGAAAACTCAGAAAGAAACTCCCTACAAAATCTATATTGATATGCTGGATGAGCTAATGGGGGTGTATGTGGAACTTAGGAATGAAGCTTCTCTAGCCAGGTATGGAGTAGAATTCTCAAGATTATCGGAAGGAAGTGCAAGTAGAAATTATATTAAGGAGCTATATCCTAAAAGAATTTCTTTAGCACAGTAA
- the folD gene encoding bifunctional methylenetetrahydrofolate dehydrogenase/methenyltetrahydrofolate cyclohydrolase FolD, whose protein sequence is MSAEIIDGKKVAELVRQSVREDVEQWVSKGNRRPFLQVVLVGDDPASIVYTGTKTKACQDVGIETNTLELQDTISAKELKEVIRDLNNDDSVDGILVQMPLPSHLSQYDVIESIDHRKDVDGFHPMNVGRLSVDQPCFRSCTPAGVMELFKYYSIPVKSKHAVVVGASNIVGSPMAVMLSRENSAGKATTTICHKYTRDLTAHTINADILIVAAGQPHLIKPEMVKEGIVVIDVGINRIADETSPKGYKLVGDVDYEAVKKKASWITPVPGGVGPMTVAMLMKNTLLAAKKSIYPD, encoded by the coding sequence ATGAGTGCAGAAATTATAGACGGTAAAAAAGTAGCTGAGCTAGTTCGTCAAAGCGTTCGTGAGGATGTGGAGCAATGGGTGTCGAAAGGGAATCGTCGGCCTTTCCTTCAAGTGGTGTTAGTCGGAGATGACCCTGCCTCTATTGTATATACAGGTACCAAAACCAAAGCCTGTCAAGACGTGGGAATAGAGACCAATACCCTTGAATTGCAGGACACTATTTCAGCAAAGGAGCTTAAGGAGGTAATTCGAGACCTAAATAATGATGATTCAGTAGATGGTATACTGGTTCAAATGCCACTTCCTTCACACCTTTCTCAATATGATGTAATTGAAAGTATTGATCACCGAAAAGATGTAGATGGTTTTCATCCTATGAATGTAGGGCGATTATCGGTTGATCAACCGTGTTTCAGAAGTTGTACTCCGGCAGGAGTTATGGAGCTTTTCAAATACTATAGCATTCCAGTCAAGTCAAAACATGCAGTGGTAGTAGGAGCAAGCAATATCGTAGGATCTCCAATGGCTGTGATGTTATCTCGTGAAAACTCAGCCGGGAAAGCTACGACCACCATTTGCCATAAATATACTCGAGACCTTACTGCGCATACCATCAATGCAGATATACTGATAGTTGCTGCAGGCCAGCCTCATTTGATTAAGCCGGAAATGGTAAAAGAAGGGATAGTGGTGATTGATGTTGGTATTAATCGTATTGCCGATGAAACATCACCAAAAGGGTATAAACTAGTCGGGGATGTGGACTATGAAGCCGTTAAGAAAAAAGCGAGCTGGATTACTCCTGTACCTGGTGGGGTAGGTCCAATGACAGTAGCCATGCTCATGAAAAATACTCTCCTCGCAGCCAAGAAGAGTATTTACCCTGATTGA
- a CDS encoding sigma-54-dependent Fis family transcriptional regulator has translation MADSKAHILVTDDERAIRSTLKEILEFEGYKVSIAESGAQALELVERERVDLVLLDIKMQGMDGLETLKGIREKGHEFPVIMISGHGTIEIAVEATKQGAHDFLEKPPDLNHLLVAVRNALSLRDLSQEVKQIKKKLPKVQEIIGSSKAITKVKEVIDKVAPTKSRVFITGENGTGKELVARWIHEKSAKSNGPFVEVNCAAIPSELIESELFGHEKGAFTGADFARAGKFEQATGGTLFLDEIGDMPLDAQAKVLRALQEHRITRVGGSEVISIDTRVLAATNKNLEEEIRQKNFREDLFHRISVIPVQVPPLRERKEDIATIASEYLKKLKAEDISLSAVNFTEDGLKELTEYSWTGNVRELQNAVERLAILTPEDQISAKIIKQMFLTKESKSEELKGLSDSVNDFQEFKDRSEKIFLTRQLEKNDWNISKTAEAIGIQRSHMYNKMKKYNIER, from the coding sequence ATGGCTGATTCAAAAGCACATATTCTTGTTACCGATGATGAACGAGCTATTCGAAGTACTCTGAAAGAGATTCTGGAGTTCGAAGGTTACAAGGTTTCAATCGCTGAAAGTGGGGCTCAGGCACTTGAATTAGTTGAAAGAGAACGAGTAGACCTTGTTTTACTCGATATTAAAATGCAGGGAATGGATGGTCTTGAAACCCTAAAAGGAATTAGAGAAAAAGGGCATGAATTCCCGGTCATTATGATATCGGGACATGGTACTATTGAAATTGCGGTAGAAGCTACCAAGCAAGGAGCTCATGATTTCCTGGAAAAGCCCCCTGATTTAAATCACTTATTAGTTGCTGTAAGAAACGCATTGTCGCTCAGAGACTTAAGCCAGGAAGTTAAACAGATAAAAAAGAAGCTTCCTAAAGTCCAGGAAATCATAGGATCCAGTAAAGCTATTACCAAAGTAAAAGAGGTTATCGACAAAGTAGCACCTACAAAATCGAGGGTATTTATTACAGGAGAAAACGGTACGGGAAAAGAATTGGTAGCTCGCTGGATCCATGAGAAGAGCGCAAAGAGTAATGGTCCTTTTGTAGAAGTAAATTGTGCAGCCATTCCATCAGAGTTAATAGAAAGTGAATTATTCGGACATGAAAAGGGAGCTTTTACAGGAGCTGATTTTGCCCGGGCAGGGAAGTTTGAACAAGCTACTGGTGGTACCTTATTTCTTGATGAAATAGGGGATATGCCATTGGATGCCCAGGCAAAAGTACTTAGGGCATTACAAGAACACAGAATTACCAGAGTAGGAGGAAGTGAGGTTATTTCTATAGATACACGTGTACTTGCTGCTACTAACAAAAATCTGGAAGAAGAAATAAGGCAAAAAAACTTCAGAGAAGATTTATTTCATCGAATTAGTGTAATTCCTGTACAGGTGCCTCCATTAAGGGAGCGAAAGGAGGACATAGCAACCATAGCCAGTGAATATCTAAAGAAACTTAAAGCTGAAGATATCTCCCTTTCGGCTGTAAATTTTACTGAAGATGGGTTAAAAGAACTCACAGAATATAGTTGGACCGGAAATGTGCGTGAATTACAGAATGCAGTGGAACGACTGGCTATTTTAACACCTGAAGATCAAATTTCAGCGAAAATAATTAAACAGATGTTCCTCACTAAAGAATCAAAAAGTGAGGAATTAAAGGGGCTATCTGATTCTGTAAATGATTTTCAGGAATTCAAAGATAGATCTGAAAAAATCTTCCTTACAAGACAATTGGAAAAAAACGACTGGAATATTTCGAAGACGGCAGAAGCAATTGGAATCCAGCGGAGCCATATGTACAATAAAATGAAAAAATATAATATCGAGCGGTAA